A genomic window from Prunus persica cultivar Lovell chromosome G2, Prunus_persica_NCBIv2, whole genome shotgun sequence includes:
- the LOC18785343 gene encoding protein ORANGE-GREEN, chloroplastic — MLCSGRLLAVSFPVNRYFPYNLQSSSSRFSYASPKSISRWRSMTSEPESSSFAPSIDSDPTDTNPAGFCIIEGPETVQDFAKMELQEIQDNIRSRRNKIFLHMEEVRRLRIQQRIKSAELGMLSEDQENELPSFPSFIPFLPPLSSDNLKQYYVVCYSIITAFILFGGLLAPTLELKLGIGGTSYKDFIESVHLPLQLSQVDPIVASFSGGAVGVISALMIVEINNVKQQEQKRCKYCVGTGYLACARCSSTGTLVLTEPISAVDGDQPLSLPKAERCSNCSGAGKVMCPTCLCTGMAMASEHDPRIDPFD, encoded by the exons ATGCTCTGTTCGGGTCGACTTTTGGCGGTTTCGTTTCCAGTAAACCGGTATTTTCCGTACAATTTACAGAGCTCCAGCTCCAGATTCAGCTACGCAAGCCCCAAATCGATCTCCAGATGGCGATCAATGACGTCCGAGCCCGAGTCCTCTTCTTTTGCTCCTTCTATCGACTCCGATCCCACTGATACAAACCCCGCCgg ATTCTGTATCATAGAGGGGCCTGAAACAGTCCAAGACTTTGCCAAAATGGAGTTGCAAGAAATTCAGGATAATATTCGAAGTCGACGCAACAAAATTTTCTTGCATATGGAGGAG GTTCGCAGGCTGAGGATACAACAGAGGATTAAAAGCGCAGAGCTTGGAATGTTAAGTGAAGATCAAGAAAATGAACTTCCTAGTTTCCCATCTTTCATTCCATTCTTGCCTCCCCTG AGTTCAGACAACCTTAAGCAGTATTATGTTGTTTGTTATTCAATTATCACGGCGTTTATTCTTTTCGGTGGCCTCCTAGCACCCACT TTGGAGTTGAAACTGGGAATAGGAGGCACCTCATACAAAGATTTTATAGAAAGTGTGCATCTGCCATTGCAGTTGAG TCAAGTTGATCCCATAGTGGCATCCTTCTCTGGAGGAGCAGTTGGTGTCATCTCCGCATTGATGATTGTTGAAATTAACAACGTAAAACAGCAGGAGCAAAAAAGATGCAAATATTGTGTTGGAACTG GATATCTTGCTTGTGCCCGCTGTTCAAGCACAGGAACCCTGGTTCTTACCGAACCAATATCAGCAGTCGATGGAGATCAGCCCCTATCACTGCCGAAAGCGGAAAGATGTTCAAATTGCTCAGGAGCGGGAAAG GTAATGTGCCCTACATGCCTTTGCACAGGAATGGCGATGGCAAGCGAACATGACCCTCGGATCGATCCTTTTGATTAG
- the LOC18785457 gene encoding U6 snRNA phosphodiesterase, which translates to MEALIASYGDSSSDSDSESPAPRPELKNSEESSSALPPPPLSLLNSPNSFGFLDFSPSAQPSRVRNFPHVEGNYAVHVYIPVYIPPAPRKEMALFLNKLASLVPGLHAVDVDVPLEILCKDEHKLEQVALGREFHISLGRTVPIRVHQIDSLVTMLRQKLQIQRRYWIDFSKWEVFVNDDHTRTFVSIEVIAAGLAEITKQIQAVNEVYKLHNLPEFYKDPRPHISVAWASDDISSSLKQAVEEERRCTVGGSLQKCLFTSKFNGIECRIGSKTHKICKFSE; encoded by the exons ATGGAGGCCCTGATAGCCTCGTACGGAGACTCGTCGTCGGACTCAGACTCCGAGTCGCCAGCTCCACGTCCAGAGCTCAAAAACTCCGAAGAATCGAGCTCTGCTCTGCCCCCACCTCCTCTGTCACTTCTCAACAGTCCCAATTCCTTTG GATTTCTGGACTTCTCGCCAAGCGCTCAGCCCAGCAGAGTGAGGAACTTTCCTCACGTGGAAGGGAACTACGCGGTACATGTCTACATCCCAG TTTATATACCACCAGCACCAAGGAAAGAGATGGCCTTATTTTTGAACAAGCTAGCTTCTTTGGTGCCCGGTCTCCATGCTGTCGACGTTGACGTCCCTCTTGAGATTTTGTGCAAGGATGAGCACAAGCTTGAACAGGTTGCTTTGGGTAGAGAGTTCCATATAAGTCTGGGAAGAACTGTACCAATCCGAGTGCACCAGATTGACTCCCTGGTCACAATGCTTCGGCAGAAGCTTCAGATTCAGAGGCG GTATTGGATTGATTTTAGCAAGTGGGAGGTTTTTGTTAACGATGATCACACCCGGACCTTTGTGTCAATAGAAGTTATTGCTGCTGGGTTAGCTGAG ATAACAAAGCAGATTCAAGCTGTCAATGAGGTGTATAAGCTTCACAATCTTCCTGAATTTTACAAG GATCCTCGCCCTCATATATCGGTAGCTTGGGCATCGGATGACATCAGCAGTTCCCTGAAGCAAGCGgttgaggaagaaagaagatgtACTGTCGGAGGATCATTACAGAAATGTCTTTTTACCAGTAAATTCAATGGCATCGAATGTAGAATTGGCAGTAAAACCCataaaatatgtaaattttcTGAATAA
- the LOC18786617 gene encoding cyclin-U4-1, whose protein sequence is MADQVESTSPEAMPRMIDFMSSVLERVAKSNDLSRGFEPTQRLSLFHSLTTPTITIHSYLQRIFKYADCSPSCFVVAYVYLDRFTQTQPLLPIDSFNVHRLLIASVLVSAKFMDDIYYNNAYYARVGGISTAEMNLLEVDFLFGLGFQLNVTPATFYTYCSYLQREMLLQSPLHVAESPLNLARRLKLHCSFNEDESAHQKQLAV, encoded by the exons ATGGCTGATCAGGTTGAGAGCACTAGCCCAGAGGCCATGCCAAGAATGATAGACTTCATGTCCTCAGTTCTCGAGCGAGTGGCCAAATCCAACGATCTGAGCCGGGGGTTCGAGCCGACCCAGAGGCTGTCGCTTTTCCACAGCCTCACCACACCCACCATTACAATCCACAGCTACCTCCAGAGGATCTTCAAGTACGCAGATTGCAGCCCCTCTTGCTTCGTCGTTGCCTACGTCTACCTCGACCGCTTCACTCAGACGCAGCCATTGTTGCCTATCGATTCCTTCAATGTCCACCGCTTGCTCATCGCCAGCGTCTTGGTCTCTGCAAAGTTCATGGATGACAT ATATTACAACAATGCCTATTATGCTAGAGTTGGAGGGATCAGCACAGCAGAGATGAACCTTCTTGAGGTGGACTTCTTGTTTGGTTTGGGCTTCCAATTGAATGTCACACCTGCAACTTTTTACACCTACTGTTCTTATCTTCAAAGAGAAATGTTGTTGCAATCTCCTCTGCATGTAGCAGAATCTCCTCTGAATTTGGCCAGACGTCTAAAGCTTCATTGCTCCTTCAATGAAGATGAATCCGCCCATCAAAAACAGCTTGCTGTTTAG
- the LOC109947059 gene encoding putative glycine-rich cell wall structural protein 1, whose product MHNLMLAFPTTRSFNSNTQKTPNSKMHLNSFQFTLFLFLFISATSFSWASSAAVFGGKKGSGSKDMSSELNAENGPPTSGSGSAHGPNWGYSWGWGATPGGGWGYGSGSGRSPAGFGRGSGFGFGSGSGSGGGGGHGGGYGSGYGSAGGGAGEGGGGGGAGGGGGNNHG is encoded by the coding sequence ATGCACAATCTCATGCTAGCTTTTCCAACTACAAGAAGCTTCAAttcaaacacacaaaaaacacCCAACTCAAAAATGCATCTCAATTCATTTCAAttcactctctttctcttccttttcatCTCTgctacttctttttcttgggcTTCTAGTGCTGCTGTTTTTGGTGGAAAAAAGGGCAGTGGTTCTAAGGACATGTCTTCGGAGCTGAATGCGGAGAACGGGCCGCCAACCAGCGGTAGCGGCTCGGCCCATGGTCCCAACTGGGGCTACAGCTGGGGGTGGGGCGCGACCCCAGGAGGCGGGTGGGGTTACGGGTCTGGGTCTGGGAGATCACCCGCTGGGTTTGGGAGGGGGTCTGGTTTTGGGTTTGGCTCTGGGTCGGGGTCTGGAGGTGGTGGAGGTCACGGTGGTGGCTATGGGTCTGGTTATGGAAGTGCCGGGGGCGGGGCTGGTgaaggtggaggaggaggaggagcaggaggaggaggaggaaacaACCATGGCTGA